In a genomic window of Akkermansia massiliensis:
- the cas7c gene encoding type I-C CRISPR-associated protein Cas7/Csd2, whose translation MSLNHKIDFAVIFTVTNANPNGDPLDGNRPRTTLEGLGEISDVCLKRKIRNKLMDMGQNIFVQSDDRRVDDYKTLKERATPILKQKGTSAELAQKACQEWYDVRAFGQVFALKDKDAAKGTGVSIGIRGPVTIQPAFSRDTVNITSTQITKSVSNDGDGSKKSSDTMGMKHRVDKGTYVFFGAINPQLAELTGFSDEDASIFKQALPQMFEGDASSARPEGSMSIQKVIWWEHNCKSGQYSSAKVHHSIEVSEDGNIVKKYDLPGLTPEMIEGF comes from the coding sequence ATGAGCCTTAATCATAAAATCGACTTTGCCGTCATCTTTACCGTTACAAACGCTAACCCCAACGGAGACCCCCTCGATGGCAACCGGCCCAGAACCACTTTGGAAGGACTCGGAGAAATCTCCGATGTCTGTCTTAAAAGAAAAATCCGCAATAAGCTGATGGACATGGGACAAAACATCTTTGTCCAGTCAGACGACAGACGTGTAGACGACTATAAAACATTGAAAGAACGTGCTACTCCCATCCTGAAACAAAAAGGTACGTCTGCTGAACTGGCACAAAAAGCCTGTCAGGAATGGTATGATGTGAGAGCTTTTGGACAGGTCTTTGCCTTAAAAGACAAAGATGCGGCAAAAGGCACCGGCGTCTCCATAGGAATCAGAGGCCCAGTCACTATTCAACCTGCCTTCAGCAGAGATACGGTGAATATCACTAGTACACAAATCACGAAAAGCGTCAGCAATGACGGAGACGGCAGTAAAAAATCTTCCGACACCATGGGCATGAAGCACCGGGTGGACAAGGGCACCTATGTCTTCTTTGGAGCAATCAATCCGCAGCTGGCAGAACTCACAGGCTTCTCGGATGAAGATGCATCCATTTTCAAACAAGCGCTTCCTCAGATGTTTGAAGGAGATGCCTCCTCTGCACGACCGGAAGGTAGCATGTCTATTCAAAAAGTCATTTGGTGGGAACATAACTGTAAAAGCGGTCAATACTCTTCTGCCAAGGTTCACCATTCCATTGAAGTCTCCGAGGATGGAAATATTGTAAAGAAATATGATCTACCGGGGTTAACCCCGGAAATGATTGAAGGCTTCTGA
- a CDS encoding ATP-binding protein encodes MDDITKINNDADLSRYLARIPATPYKQGHKKMLTDLINYAVEHQWTLRTLADKLPVSTTVMHRLLNGTYQAPAGPHLAKLDDLCGVLSLRQQSTSDGPFIETALARYVMQIAELTHVNQYASMLVGKTQWGKTWALKEYARRHPGTVILVRCPVVTSPGRLLYRIAAQLGLSVKGNTEFQIAKIVNRLTPEHLLIVDEIHHALDSDKTGRKGIEQLREIYDETQCGMLLVGTPVLAEYVEHNDKWQGILEQTSKRGAANIYRLPDYIETRDLETLWTYYGYPTPSRAMLATLKQQANLYGFGKTTKRLRKGLEAANNAGVDLTWDYYLAAVRKLEEMEAGKMPEHV; translated from the coding sequence ATGGACGACATCACCAAAATCAACAACGACGCCGACCTGAGCAGATATCTGGCACGCATCCCGGCCACGCCCTACAAGCAAGGCCACAAGAAGATGCTTACGGACCTGATCAACTACGCCGTCGAGCATCAGTGGACCCTGCGTACTCTGGCCGACAAGCTGCCGGTGAGCACGACGGTCATGCACCGTCTGCTCAACGGTACCTACCAAGCGCCTGCCGGCCCCCATCTGGCCAAGCTGGACGACCTGTGCGGCGTCCTTTCCCTACGCCAGCAGTCAACCTCGGACGGCCCGTTTATTGAGACGGCTCTGGCGCGCTACGTGATGCAGATTGCCGAGCTGACCCACGTTAATCAATACGCCTCCATGCTGGTGGGCAAGACGCAGTGGGGCAAGACCTGGGCGCTCAAGGAGTATGCCCGCCGCCACCCCGGCACGGTCATCCTGGTGCGCTGCCCGGTAGTCACCAGTCCGGGACGGCTGCTCTACCGCATTGCCGCTCAATTAGGCCTGTCGGTCAAAGGCAACACCGAGTTCCAGATTGCCAAGATTGTCAACCGCCTGACTCCGGAGCACCTGCTCATTGTCGACGAGATCCACCACGCGCTGGACAGCGACAAGACCGGACGCAAGGGCATTGAGCAGCTGCGGGAGATATACGATGAGACCCAGTGCGGCATGCTCCTGGTGGGCACACCTGTATTGGCTGAGTACGTGGAGCATAATGACAAGTGGCAGGGCATCCTGGAGCAGACCTCCAAGCGCGGAGCGGCCAATATCTACCGCCTCCCGGATTACATTGAGACCCGTGACCTGGAGACGCTCTGGACCTACTACGGCTATCCGACTCCCAGCCGGGCCATGCTGGCCACCCTCAAGCAGCAGGCCAACCTGTACGGATTTGGCAAGACTACCAAGCGCCTGCGCAAGGGTCTGGAGGCAGCCAACAATGCAGGGGTGGACCTCACCTGGGACTACTACCTGGCCGCGGTTAGAAAACTTGAAGAAATGGAAGCCGGCAAGATGCCGGAACACGTATAA
- a CDS encoding host-nuclease inhibitor Gam family protein gives MTKLTTRNTGLATLAEYEQCLDQIAELTVKRDKAQARLDKAILAAREEHGGVVDGLNNLITAKLAQAEQYAIRNREALLQGDAKSGETGKARWGWRLGNPTLVLLSRKFTWGAVCNKIKEMGLTAYLKVSDPKPDKDKLKAELDDERLAALGLRIEQTEAYWVEPKTDTAGRISA, from the coding sequence ATGACTAAATTAACAACACGCAACACCGGACTGGCCACCCTGGCCGAGTACGAGCAATGCCTGGACCAGATCGCCGAGCTGACCGTCAAGCGAGACAAGGCTCAGGCCCGACTGGACAAGGCCATTCTGGCCGCCCGCGAGGAGCACGGCGGAGTAGTTGATGGCCTCAACAACCTGATCACCGCCAAGCTGGCCCAGGCCGAGCAGTATGCCATCCGCAACCGGGAGGCGCTCCTGCAAGGGGACGCCAAGTCCGGAGAGACCGGCAAGGCCCGATGGGGTTGGAGACTGGGCAATCCCACACTGGTGCTACTCTCCCGCAAATTCACTTGGGGAGCCGTTTGCAACAAGATTAAGGAGATGGGACTCACCGCCTACCTCAAGGTGTCCGATCCCAAGCCGGACAAGGACAAGCTCAAGGCCGAGCTGGATGACGAGCGGCTGGCCGCCCTGGGACTACGCATTGAGCAGACGGAGGCATATTGGGTAGAGCCTAAGACTGACACAGCAGGGAGGATAAGCGCATGA